A genomic window from Cinclus cinclus chromosome 5, bCinCin1.1, whole genome shotgun sequence includes:
- the TIGD4 gene encoding LOW QUALITY PROTEIN: tigger transposable element-derived protein 4 (The sequence of the model RefSeq protein was modified relative to this genomic sequence to represent the inferred CDS: inserted 4 bases in 3 codons; deleted 3 bases in 3 codons; substituted 4 bases at 4 genomic stop codons) has protein sequence MAEALPEPRVRRKKSLSVEEKIDISAVESGKKKADVAAKYGIKLRNSQTSIMKEKVLKAFETLHFDPKRKKLRTAFHVDLEEALMKWYRIAEWLNVPVNGHMXRLKANDFAQKLGHSDFYCSNGWLDRFKSRYGLVFGAEPVEAAAAPAVGAPILWYQNVLPYSLNYYQPKKVFYIQETKLLYQMLPHNTFAFKGKTCCVGKKRKESITVVVGMNMAGSEKLPLFIIGXSKNPCSFEDVKSLPVDYEANDRACMTSGIFEQWMHKLNXQFQVQQCXVVILVDSLPAHTEVRNLKTVKLVFFPPDSSLCVIMKXIIRSLKVKYRHCLIKRFADCVESNKEFMLTLLDAIEMLYLCWWEVTPDTIVKSYNGATFRLESEINYNDSEVESGFDLIAHARAAGVXFPEGLSLEEYAALDDGLVTYEVPTNNERMYAKESASDKAETFVGDEGKDEGRXLQGAEQLLPSRNETLSALGTLWKFLRSQDTHDSLYNSLADLENFIQCVAYE, from the exons ATGGCAGAGGCTCTGCCCGAACCCagagtgaggaggaaaaaaagcttatCTGTCGAGGAGAAAATTGACATAAGCGCTGTGGAGAGCGGCAAGAAAAAGGCGGACGTTGCAGCCAAGTATGGCATCAAGCTCAGAAACTCCCAGACTTCGATTATGAAGGAAAAAGTTTTGAAAGCCTTTGAAACTTTACATTTTGAtcctaaaaggaaaaaactgaGGACTGCTTTTCATGTCGACCTGGAGGAGGCATTAATGAAGTGGTACAGAATTGCAGAGTGGCTGAATGTGCCAGTCAATGGCCATATGTAGCGCCTCAAGGCGAATGATTTTGCTCAGAAGCTTGGACACAGTGATTTTTAT TGCAGCAATGGCTGGCTCGATCGTTTCAAGTCGAGGTATGGTTTAGTTTTCGGAGCTGAGCCTgtagaagcagctgctgctcctgcagtgggTGCTCCAATTCTTTGGTACCAAAATGTGCTTCcttattctttaaattattatcagccaaaaaaagtgttttacaTACAGGAGACT AAGTTGTTGTATCAGATGTTACCACATAACACTTTTGCATTTAAAGGGAAAACTTGTTGTGTAggtaaa aaaagaaaagagagcaTCACTGTAGTGGTGGGTATGAATATGGCTGGCTCTGAGAAACTCCCACTGTTCATTATAGGATAAAGCAAAAATCCATGCTCTTTCGAAGATGTGAAATCGCTGCCAGTGGATTATGAAGCAAATGATAGGGCGTGCATGACTTCGGGAATCTTTGAACAGTGGATGCATAAACTCA AACAATTTCAAGTACAGCAGTGCTGAGTGGTTATTCTTGTTGATTCTCTCCCAGCTCACACAGAAGTAAGGAACCTGAAGACTGTCAAATTAGTGTTCTTTCCTCCAGACTCTTCTTTGTGTGTCATTATGA GTATTATCAGAAGTCTGAAGGTTAAGTACAGGCACTGTCTTATCAAGAGATTTGCTGACTGTGTAGAAAGTAATAAAGAGTTTATGCTGACCCTTCTTGATGCAATTGAGATGCTGTACCTGTGCTGGTGGGAAGTAACACCAGACACTATTGTAAAAAGTTACAATGGAGCAACTTTCAGATTAGAATCTGAGATAAATTATAACGACAGTGAGGTTGAAAGTGGTTTTGATTTGATTGCACATGCACGGGCAGCTGGAGT GTTTCCAGAAGGTTTGTCTTTGGAAGAATATGCAGCTCTAGATGATGGCTTGGTAACTTATGAAGTGCCCACAAATAATGAAAGGATGTATGCCAAAGAAAGTGCATCAGATAAAGCTGAGACATTTGTTGGTGATGAGGGTAAGGATGAAGGTCGCTGACTTCAGGGAGCTGAACAACTTTTACCATCCAGAAATGAGACTTTGAGTGCTTTAGGTACCCTTTGGAAGTTTCTCAGAAGTCAAGACACACATGATTCTCTTTACAATTCTCTAGCTGACTTGGAGAATTTTATTCAATGCGTAGCATATGAGTAA